The genomic segment GAACTGCGCCACAGGATTTTAACAGTTGAATTCCATCAAGACTCGAAAATTTGTCATATTGAACAAAGGCAGGTTTATGTTCTCCTAACCAGCGTTCAAAGGCTTCTTGGGGAGACTGAACATAACCCGCTTTTACCATTGCTCTTGCAATATGGGGACGGGCTGCTGCAACGCCTTCTCCCATTGCTTCTAACTCAATTGGATAACCAAGTTGAGCTAGTTTTTCTAGGATTTGATTGGCTCGATTTTTACGTCCATTTAAACGTTCTTTGAGGGGATTTTCAAGTTTATTTTTATCGGGATAAAATCCTAAAATATGTAACGATCGTTCATTATAAACCGTTGATAATTCAACACCCGGTACAATTTCAATATTATAGGATGCTGCCGCTTGAAAAGCTTCTTCCCAACCGGATAAAGTATCGTGATCTGTAATCGCTAAAGCTTTCACTCCGGCTTCTGCGGCGGTAATCACCAATTCAGTTGGGGTGAGTTGGCCATCGGAGTAGGTTGTATGACAGTGAAGTTCTAACATTGGTGTAATCAAATCTCTAGGGAACTGCCTGTTTTGAGTATAGTCCGGCAAATCTCGGCTTGGCTCTTGATCCTCTGAAAAGAGTTTGTTAAGATTTATGAAAATTATTAATTTTTTTACATGAGCTTTTTTCATCCCACAGAACCCATCATCCGAAGCAAACAGAACCATATCGACATTCAAGACTTAAAAGGATTATTAAAAATAAACTTAAAATTCGGTAATATTACGTTGTTATCGAGCTTTTACACCCGAATTGACCAGGTTTTCTTACTCTGGGGCTGGATTTCGCTGATTATCTTTATTATTGCTCAGTTTTTACCCATTAGCTGGATTACCCAAGCTTACTGGTGGTCAATTCTAACGATTGTGGGCACTGTGGGAATGATAGCTTTAAGCCATTATTGGGTACAAGTTGAACGATTGACTTGGATGGTTTATTGGTGGGCGGTGTTAATGGTTTTGGGTGTGGGTTTAACAAATTTAGGGATTTTTTGGGGCTGGTCAGAGATTTTAATGAATCTTTGTCCCCTCTGGTTAGGGTTGTGTGCATTAGGCTATTTAGGAACAGGAATTGGATTGCATTCTCGTGCTTTTTTAATTGCCGGATTAATCCATTTATTGGGTATTTTTATATTGCCTTATTTTATCGGTTGGCAATTTTTAATGAGTGGTTTAATTCTGGGTGGAACTTTATTATTTTTTGCAGAAGTTCAATGGGATATGCGATCGCAAATTGAATCCTATTTACTGACGGCTGAAGAAATTGCGTTCAACCAAGAACAACATCAACGCCGACAAATGCAGAGTTTATAGCCGATAAATAGGAGATATTATCCCTATTGCTTATTTCCTTAACCGAATCGTTAAATTATCGGGGTTACAGCTTATAATGGGAAGAAACAAATTTAATAATCATTCATTTTAGTTATGACGGCTGCCAGTTTCCCGAAAATAAAATTTCTGAAAATCCCTACCTCTCCAGCTTGGGTGGAACAGGCGATCGCGAATTTAGATATCATTTTACTGGATCATTCTCACTGTGAACGCAAAGCGGCAGGAGTGGCGATTAATTTAATGTTTCGCTATCCTTCAAGTGTGAAACTCATTAAAGAATTAACCGCAATTGCTAAAGAAGAATTAGAACATTTTGAACAAGTCAATCAATGGTTAGAACGGCGAGGGGTTCCCTTAGCACCGTTATCTGCACCGCCTTATGGTACTCGTTTAAATCAACAAGTGCGACGGGATGAACCCCAACGAATGTTAGATTTATTATTAGTTTCGGGATTAATTGAAGCCCGAAGTCATGAACGATTAGGGTTATTATCTCAATCTTGTCCTGATCCTGAACTCGCTAAATTTTATCGCGGATTAATGGCATCAGAAGCGAGACATTATGGCATTTATTGGGGATTAGCGACGACCTATTTTGAGTTAGAAATAGTCACAAAACGCTTAGAGGAATTAGCGACTGTAGAAAGTGAATTATTATCAACATTATATCCCGAACCGAGAATTCATAGTTAAAACTTTGTCTCTCTAACTCCCGATGAATATTCAATATCAATCCTTTTTAATTCGAGATTGGCAACCGCAGGATCGAGAAACTGCGGCGAGTTTAATTGCTTCTGTTTTAACGGAATATGGTTTAGGATGTGAACCCTGTGGCGCAGATATAGATGTGTACCAAGTGGAAGAATATTATCAACAGAAAGGGGGAGAATTTTGGGTAATAGAAGAGAATCATCAATTAGTGGGAACCGCAGGGTTTTACCCAATTTCGAGGGGAAATAAGGCGGTAGAAATTAGAAAAATGTATTTATTACCAGAGGTGAGGGGAAAAGGATTAGGAAAATTTTTATTATTAGAGTTAGAACGGGAGATTAAAGCAAAAGGGTTTCAAGAAATTTGGATAGAAACAGCAACAATATTAAAAGAAGCTGTCCAACTTTATGAACGTTATGGCTATGAACCGACAACAGGAGTGGAAACAAAACGCTGTGATTTGGTTTATAAAAAAGTTATTAATTCATGAGTTTTACAGTTTAAATCTTCTCAGAAAGGTGGGGATTGAGGCGTAAACGCCTCATTACCAATTAATTAGGGATTAGACTTAAAAAGTTCAAAAATTTGCCGACAGAAGAGTTTTAATTTTTCAGCAGATTCAGGTTCCGGTTGAGTTTGACCGACAAAATTCCAATTTTCAATCGTGGAGACTTTCCACTGTTGTCCTTGATGGTCATATCCGGCTGCTTCGACACCGATCACACGGCGTGTTTTATCCACAGGATCATGATAAAACCGAATTTCAATTAAAATACAACGACTTTGTAACAACCGACTGCGACCCGGAAAGTGAAAACCGATGTCAATCGAATCAGGATCAACCAGTTCCCTTGTTTCTGGGTCATTTGTCCACGGTTTGAGATCCACCCGCGCATCAGGAAATTGAACTTTAAATAAATTGACAACCGATGCGATTTTGCTGGCAATTACCACGTTATTAGCCTGTTCAGCAGCGTTCACGAAACCACTCTCCTCCAAAATAATACTCTGAGTGCCTTTAATTAACTTATGTTAACTACAGATGATTGATTACAGACTGTTAACGGTAAACACTCCCCAGAGAATCTTAAAATTTCAATCAAAAGTCTACTTTTTACAAAAATTAACACAAAAAGCTGAATCCAGGGAGGAAAACAAGAGTTATAAACTTGATTTGATCAGCAAAGAATAGAGTTGTTTCGTCAAGGCTTGTCAACTTGATCTGACTTAATCTATCCATTAGAATTAAAGTAGAGAATAATAGATGATTCTGACTAAAAAGTGGGTCAGTGGTCACATCTAAGGATGACACCAGCTATGAGAATTTTATTGGTAGAAGATGATTCAAGTTTTGCAACAATGATTCAAGAATTATTAAGTCACCACTATTATCTAGTGGATGTAGCTTATGATGGAGAAATGGGCTGGAAACTAGCAGAAGCTTTTGAATATGATCTGATTTTATTAGATTTGATGTTGCCTAAATTAGATGGTTTAAATTTTTGTAAAAAACGGCGACAAAAAGATGATCGCACCCCAATTTTATTAATCACAGGTGAAGATAATAGTACCACAAAAGTAGCGGGTTTAGATGCTGGGGCTGATGATTATCTGGTTAAACCCTTTGATTTAGAAGAATTATTAGCTCGAATTCGAGCTTTATTAAGACGAGGACATGATGCCTTAAATCCTTTAATAGAATGGGGGCTTCTGAATCTTGATCCTAGCAATTGTCAAGTCACTTATGGTAATCAATGCCTTAATTTGACGGCTAAAGAATATGCCTTATTAGAACTTTTTTTACGCTATCCGCAACGAATTTTTAGCCAAGCATCTCTGTTAGATCATCTGTGGTCTTATGATGAACCTCCATCCGAAAATGCGGTACGGACTCATATTAAAAGCCTGCGAAAAAAACTTAAAAATGCAGGGGCGAATGAAGTTATTGAAACGATTTATGGGTTAGGATATCGGTTAAAAGAAATGGCTGAAAACTCTTTATTAGTAAAATCTCAGCCTCCAGTTTGTAATTCCAAAAAAACTCAATCTTTAAATTTAAACCAAATTTGGCAGAAACAAAAATATAAATATTTTGAACGAATTAATATTATTGAGAATGCAGTGCAATCCTTAAAAACCAATGCTTACACCTTAGAAATTCAGCAAAAAGCCTTGATGGAAGCCCATACGCTGGTCGGTTCATTAGGAGCTTTTGGGTTTAAAGAAGCCTCTAATCTTTCTCGTCAAATCGAACAATTATTAAAAGCAAAATATGAAAAAGATGAATTGGATTATCAATATTTATCGGATTTAATTCAAAAAATTAAAGATCTCTTAAATCACCCCTTATCAGAACCTTCTTCTTCTATTTCACCCCCCCCTTTACCTTTTCCCTATTTAAACGCTCCTAAACTGTTAATTGTAGATGATGATCAAAGTTTAGCAGAAGCATTAGTCACCGAAGCACTGGCGAAGGGAATAATGGCTAGTGCCACCTATAGCCCAGAACAAGCCCGCCAGAAATTGCAACACAATTTCTCGGATGTTGTCCTTTTAGATTTAAGCTTTCCTGAGTCTACAGAATCGGGGTTTGAACTATTAGCAGAACTTGCCATCCAAAACCCTCCGATTCCAGTCATTGTGTTTACGGCTCAAGAAAGTTTTGCTGACCGTGTAAAAGTTGCCCGTTTAGGAGGACGAGGCTTTTTACAAAAACCTATTTCTCCGGCTGAAGTGATAGAAACCGTTAGTAAAGTTTTGCAAAAATCTCAATCTAATGTGGATAAATTATTAATTGTTGATGATAACTTAGAAATTTTAGATTGGTTGCGGACGGTATTACAACCTTGGGGATTACAATTAATTTTACTTGATGATCCCCAGCAATTTTGGAGTACCCTAGAACAATCTAACCCCGACTTACTGATTTTAGGGATTCATTTACCCGGTGTGAGTGGAGTAGAACTGTGTCAAGTTGTTCGTAATGATCCTAAATGGAATGACTTACCTGTGCTGATGCTTTCCTCTCAAAGGGATTCAGAAATTGTGCAGCAAGTGTTTATGGCAGGGGCGGATGATTATATTCAAAAACCCATTGTTGAGCCTGAACTCATTGCCCGCGTCTTTAATCGCCTAGAACGGAGTCAACTCAGGCGTAAAATTGTTGCTCAATGTTATCTGGGTACTAACCCGAACCCAAATCCGTTTAAAATGGAATGAGGGATGCTTATTAAATCAGATACAATTAATTCCAGAGTAAAATTTTACCATAAATCAATAAAAATCCCCTTGTAGAACTTAATATTAATTTAATTTTTATCCTATGGCTATCTCAGAAGTTGTTTCTTCCTTTCCTGAACCAAACTATCAAGTTATTTATGCCTCAACTTGGGATGAGCGATGGCAAATCAATCAACTCTTGGGAGTCATTCACGATTTGATCCTGATGGTGGATAGTGAACATCAAGAAATTCAAGTTTTACCCACTCAAGCCCCAGCTGATTTAACCTTTGAATCTAACCGAATTGAGTTGATTTTGCAACAGCTACAAAACAAAAATCAGTCTCCTGAATCAATCTCAATCCTTCAAGCAGTTTTAACCGAGCAAAGAGCCCGTAAAATTATCTATGAATACAATCATGACCCAAAAAATTATAGAATTTTAACAGAAATTTATCCCTTATCAACAACTGTTGTAATGGTGGGAATTAAGGATATTAGTGACTGTCCAGAGGGAGAAATTGTTCTGCAAAATCCATCGAAACAACCGGATAGCAAAACCCCTCTTCCCGCCTTACAAACAACCCATCAATGTTTAAGAAAGCAAATTGAAGAACGACAACGGCTTGAAAACCACCTGCATACTCGTAAAACAGAGTTAGAAACTTTAATGGATAATGCGGGAGATTGTATTGTCCGCCTCGATCAAAAATTTCGCTATCTGTATGCTAATCGTAGAGTTACTTTCCTATTAGGAATTCCTCAAAAAAAATTGCTGGGAAAAACAAATCAAGAATTAGGTCTTCCTCTATCAATTTGTAAGCAGTGGGATTGGCACGCTCAACTTATTTTAGATACAGGTCGGCCGCAACAATTTGAGTTCGACTTAGAAACCGATGAAGGATATCGGTCATTTCAAACCTTAATGGTTCCTGAAGTTCAATATCAAGGAAAAATTAAAACTTTATTAGCAACAACACGAGATATTACCCAGCAAAAAACTGCCTTAGCTGAACTCAAGCAACAAAATAAATTTTTGAAATTATTAACAGAAATTACCTTAAAAATACGTCAATCTTTACAAATTAATTTAATTTTAAAAACAACGGTTGATGAGGTACAAAAGGTTTTAAATGTTGATCGAGTGATCATATTAAAATTAAATTCATCTAAGGGAGGAACCATTGTTCAAGAAGCTGTTTTACCTCAATGGTCATCTTTATTAGGTCAAAGAATTTATGCTTTGGATTTGAATCTGCACGCTCCCGATTCTGCTCTGGGTGATCAAGTCATTAGTTTTGCCGATGTTGAGCAAAGTAATTTAGAAGCTGGCTATTTACAGTTAATGCAATATTTTCAAGTGAAAGCTAGTTTAATTATTCCGATTTCGTTGGGAGAAGAAGAGAGTGAGATGACTCTAAACAAACAACAAAATTATCCAGAAGATGTCTACAATTCTTCAAAATTATGGGGATTTCTGATCATTCATCAATGTGTAGAAACTCGACAATGGGCGACTTTAGAAATCAACTTTTTAAAACAACTCGCAGCCCAAGTGGGAATTGCCTTAAGACAAGCAGAATTAATAGCAGAATTAAACCAAGCTCATCAGTATTTGTCCTGCCATTTTGATAATTCCCCCTTAGCCGTTATTGAGTGGGATCAACAACTGAGAATTAAACGCTGGTCATCCCAAGCTGAGAGAATTTTTGGCTGGACAGCTAGTGAAATGTTAGGTCAACAATGGTCACAATTTCAGGGCGTTTTTGCCACGGATGAGTTAGAAGTAACACAACAACTAATTTCCTTAATTGATGGTACGCAAACCCATCAAATTCTGGAAACTCAAAATCGGACTCAAGACGGTAGAGTGATTGATTGTGAGTGGTATAATTCCGTTGTTCGAGATGAAGATGGCTGTTTAGTATCCCTATTATCTTTAGCTCAAAATGTGAGCGATCGCAAACAAGCTGACCAAGCTTTAATTCAAAGTGAAGAGCGATTTCGTACTATTTTTGAACAAGCGGCTGTCGGATTTGCCCTGGTTGATCCGGTGGGAAAAATGCTCCGCGTGAATCAACGTTATTGTGATATTACAGGATATTCTGAAAAAGAATTAATTGGTCAAACGGTTCATAATCTGATCGATTCCCAAGATTTAGAAGAAATTGATGAGTTCAACTGTTTTCAAGAAGACGGTTTTCTCAAAAAATTTTCCTTAGAAAAACAGTATATTCGCGCCAATGGGAAATTAAATTGGGTACAAATTTTTGTTTCTCCTCTGAAGGGATTATGGCAAGGAAACAACTATATTGTCTTAGCTTTAGAAGATATTCAAGAACGCAAACAAACCGAAGAAGCGTTGCGAAAAAGTGAAGAACGATGGCAACTGGCTTTAAGAGGAAATAACGATGGAATTTGGGATTGGAATGTTCAATCCCATGAAGTTTTTTTCTCCCCGCGCTGGAAAGAAATGTTAGGGTATGAGGAACAAGAAACCTGTGAACATTTAACTCAATGGAAAAAACGAGTTCATCCTGATGATTTACCGGGGGTGATGAAGGCAATTCGAGACCATTTAGATCAAAAAACACCCTTTTATATTACCGAACATCGCGTACAATGCAAAGATGGCAGTTATAAATGGATTTTAGACCGGGGCCAAGCTCTTTGGGATGAAGCTGGAAATGTGCTCCGAATGGTGGGATCTTATACGGATATTAGCGATCGCAAACGAGTAGAACAAGAAATTAAACAAACCCGAAATTTCTTAAAAACGATTATTGATCATTTACCCGTTGCTGTCTTTGTTAAAAGTGGAAAACCTGAAGAATTTGGAGTGATTAAACTTTGGAATAAAACCTGTGAACTGCTGTTTGGTTTAACCGCAGAAAAATCCGTTGGACGCTGTGTTGATCTAGACTTTCCCCTAGAACAAGCTAACTTTTTTGAACAAAAAGATCGAGCCGCTTTTACCCAAGGATTTCCTGAAGATATTCTCGAAGAAGAAATCGATAGTCAAAGTTTAGGGAAACGACTCTTGCATACCCTAAAAATTCCCCTTTATGATGAGCAGAATAACCCTGAATACTTAATTTGTATTTCTGAAGATATTACGGAGCGTAAACAGGCAGAAATAGCGTTAAAACAAAGCGAAGCTCGCTATAGTTCTATGACTAATGATGTTTTAGATAAATCTGCTGTCGGAATTTTCATTTTAGATGCTAACTTTCATATTGTTTGGATTAATCAAGCTTTAGAAAATTACTTTGGAGTTCAACGAGAAACGATTATTGGTCAAGATAAACGAAACTTAATTCAAGAACACATTAAATATCTCTTTGAAGACCCTGAAAGTTTTGCTCAACGGGTTCTAGCCACCTATAATAATAATCAATATATTGAACATTTTGAATGCCATATTCTGCCGACGGAAACCCGCGAGGAACGCTGGTTAGAACATATTAGCCAACCCATTCAAAGCGGACTTTATGCCGGAGGTCGAATTGAACATTATACAGATATTACAGATCGCAAACGGGCAGAAGAAGAATTACACCGGGTTAACCGAGCTTTAAGAACTATTAGTGACTGTAATCAAGCCTTAGTCAGAGCCACGACAGAAACGGAATTATTAAATGCTGTTTGTCAGATTTTAGTTGATGTCGGTGGCTATCATTTTGCTTGGGTGGGTTATCCACAACTGACCGCAGAAAAACAAATTATTCCGGTTGCTAGAGCCGGATTTGAATCGGGCTATTTAGACAATTTAACGATTACTTGGAATAATAATAAATCAGATCAAGGGCCATCGGGAACGGCTGTCAGAACAGGAAAAACCTGTGTTTTTCAAAATATTTTGATCAATTCCCAGGATGCACCTTGGAAAAAACAGGCGCAACAACGGGGTTATGCGTCCTCCATCGCCCTGCCTTTAATTATGACCCCAGACCAGCAAGAACAACATTTAGACAAAGAATTGACAACGGTTGTCGCTGAACCTTTTACTCCGATTCCCTTTGCTGTTCTCAACTTATATTCAACTCAAGCCAATGCTTTTAATCAAGCCGAAGTGAAATTACTCAAAGAATTGGTGGATGATATTGTCTATGGAATTGTAGCCTTAAGAATTCGAGCATCCCATGCAGAAACCGAGAAAAAATTCCGGCAATTAGCAGAGAATATTGATGATGTTTTTTGGATTACAAATGCTCAAGGTAATCAAATTATTTATGTGAGTTCCGCCTATCAAAAAATTTGGCGGCGAGATTCTACCGAACTTTATGAAAATTTCCAAACTTTTATTGATAGCATTCACCCCGATGATCAACAGCGTGTCTTACCAGCATTACAAAGTCTTGATGGGGTAGGATTTGATTTAGAATATCGCATCCTTCGCCCCGATGGATCTTGCCGTTGGATTTGGGATCGAGGATTTCCAATTCTCAATGAAACCGGACAATTAGAACGTCGAGCCGGAATTGCTAAAGATATCACCCATCGCAAACAAACCGAACAATTATTGCGACAAAATAATGAAGAATTAGAACTACGGGTGGTGCAACGAACGGCAGAATTAGAAACAGCTAACGAACGATTACAATTTGAATTAATGCAGCGACATCGCACGGAATTTAAACTGCGAAAAAGTGAAGAACAATATCGAACTTTAGTCAAAAATTTCCCCAATGGGGCTGTATTTTTAGTTGATCCCGATTTTCGGTATACCATTGCCGATGGCATGGGATTAGTCGCCAAGGGATTATCTCGATATCTGTTAGAAGGAAAAACGATTTGGCAAGCGTTGCCATCCTCTTTATTAAAAACCGTTGAACCGTTATATCGGTCTGCATTAGCTGGAGAAGTCACGATTTCAGAAGTGGAATATGACGGGCGAATTTATTATCATCAAGCCTTACCCGTTCGCAATGAACAGGGAGAAATTTTAGCCGGAATGGTCGTGATGCAGGATATTACAGAGAGCAAACAAGCGGAGGCAGAACGAGATAAACTGATTGCTATTATTGAAGCAACTCCTGACTTTATTTCCTCAGCAAAACCTGAAGGAGAAGTCGTTTATTATAACCAATCTGCTCGCCGAATGTTAGGATTAGATATAGAGGGAAAAATCACTGATCAAATTATTCCTAAAAATCATCCCCAATGGGCAAATAATATCATTGACAATGAAGGAATCCCTACAGCAGTTCGAGACGGATCTTGGATTGGTGAAACTTCATTAATTAGTTATGATGGACGAGAAATTCCCCTTTCTCAACTGATTATTGCCCATAAAAATAATGAAGGACAGGTACACCTTTTATCTACCATTGCCCGCGATATTACAGAACAGAAACAAAGTCAAGCAAATTTACGCGAAGCCGAACGACGGTGGCGGAGTTTATTAGAAAATGTTCGGCTATTAGTGGTGGGATTGGATCGTCAGGGGAAAGTTGAATATGTTAATCCTTTTTTCCTGGAAATTACGGGGTATACCCAAACGGAAGTTTTAGGGAAAAATTGGCTAGATAGTTTTAAATCCAATCCGACTCAACGGCCAAGCTTGCCTCAATTTTCTGACTTATTAGATTATTATTTTAAACCCTATGATCAACAGTTGATTTTAACGAAGTCAGGAGAAGAAAAAATTATTGCTTGGAATAATACCGTCTTGAAAAATTTACAAGGAAATGCCATTGGGATGATGAGTATTGGGGAAGATATTACCGAACGCTATGCCATCGAACGAATGAAAGATGAATTTATTTCCGTTGTCAGTCATGAATTACGAACGCCATTAACCTCAATTCATGGGGGATTAAATTTATTATCTACCGGGTTAGTGAAACCGAACACTGAACGCGGCCAACACGTCATGAAAATTGCCGCAGAAAGTGCGGAACGGTTAGTGAGATTGGTTAACGATATCTTAGAATTAGAACGGTTAGAATCGGGTAAAATTTGTCTATCCAAACAAGAAGTCAATGCGACAGATTTACTCTTGCGGGCAACGGAACAAATGCAGGTGATGGCTAATCGAGCCGGGATTAATTTACAAGCTTGTAGTCAAAACCTAGAATTTTATGCTGATCCTGATCGGATATTACAAGTTCTTACGAATTTATTAAGTAATGCTATTAAGTTTTCCGAATCCGGCGATACGGTTTGGTTAAGTGTTCAGGAGGAACTCGGAGAAAATAGTGCAGACAATCGAACAATTTTGTTTAAAATTCAAGATCAAGGTCGAGGAATTCCCCCCGATAAAATTGAACGAATTTTCGAGCGATTTCATCAAGTGGATGCCTCCGACTCTCGAAAAAAAGGTGGAACTGGGTTAGGATTAGCAATCTGTCGCTCCATTGTGGAACAACACGGGGGGCGGATTTGGGTGAATAGTCAATTAGATGAAGGTAGTTGTTTTTACTTCACCCTTCCAATTGAGAGACAAAAAGAGGTAAACCATGACCACAAAACGAATTTTAATTATTGATGATGATGATGGCGTGCGGGATATCATCCAAATTTCTCTGGAAGTTGCGGCGGGTTGGGAAGTGATTACGGCTTGTTGTGGCACTGAAGGATTACAGTTAGCCCAAAGCGAACAACCCGATGCGATTTTGTTGGATGTGATGATGCCTGACATGGATGGGGCAACGACGTTTAAACGTTTACAAGCTAACCCAGCAACTCAGCAAATTCCCACGATTTTGTTGACGGCTAAAGCTAAAATGAGTGAAAAACAACAATTTATTGGGCTAGGGGTAACGGGGGTGATTACTAAACCGTTTGAAGCGATGGATTTAGTGGATCAAATTCGCACCCTCTTACGATGGACAAACTAAATCGTAACAAATCATTACAACCTCAATCTGGGAATTCATTACTCAACTCACAAAATCCTCACATTTATTGTTTAAAGTTCAATCATAAGCAATAACCCTTTTTAGGTTGAACGATATTCGATGTATTTGACATCTCTGAATCCAACTTTGGTTAACCATACTCTTTCTTCCATTGATCCCTATCCTCGATCTTCCCAGAATGAGTATTTCCTGATATCGTTTTCGGCTTCTCGCTCAGTACATGAATCTTCTAGGCACGTTAGTGTTTTAGAACGGGAGACCGTGATCAACCCATGCTCTCAAGGCCCAGAAAATCCAGGTGAGGTCGAGCAATCTTATGTGGAATTAGCGGTTGATATTTTACGAGTTCAACGCCCCGAATCGATTCAATCTCTAAAGGATTTTTTAACGGTTTTACCCAATCCTCGTTCTATCGAAGATGTTTTAATCCGGGCAATTTATCAACTGGCAGAAATTGATGATGAAGCTTGCCGTTGGATTTTGCGCCACTCTAACTATTTAATGCCGGAGTTAGATGTGAACAATTACGC from the Planktothrix tepida PCC 9214 genome contains:
- a CDS encoding PAS domain S-box protein; translated protein: MAISEVVSSFPEPNYQVIYASTWDERWQINQLLGVIHDLILMVDSEHQEIQVLPTQAPADLTFESNRIELILQQLQNKNQSPESISILQAVLTEQRARKIIYEYNHDPKNYRILTEIYPLSTTVVMVGIKDISDCPEGEIVLQNPSKQPDSKTPLPALQTTHQCLRKQIEERQRLENHLHTRKTELETLMDNAGDCIVRLDQKFRYLYANRRVTFLLGIPQKKLLGKTNQELGLPLSICKQWDWHAQLILDTGRPQQFEFDLETDEGYRSFQTLMVPEVQYQGKIKTLLATTRDITQQKTALAELKQQNKFLKLLTEITLKIRQSLQINLILKTTVDEVQKVLNVDRVIILKLNSSKGGTIVQEAVLPQWSSLLGQRIYALDLNLHAPDSALGDQVISFADVEQSNLEAGYLQLMQYFQVKASLIIPISLGEEESEMTLNKQQNYPEDVYNSSKLWGFLIIHQCVETRQWATLEINFLKQLAAQVGIALRQAELIAELNQAHQYLSCHFDNSPLAVIEWDQQLRIKRWSSQAERIFGWTASEMLGQQWSQFQGVFATDELEVTQQLISLIDGTQTHQILETQNRTQDGRVIDCEWYNSVVRDEDGCLVSLLSLAQNVSDRKQADQALIQSEERFRTIFEQAAVGFALVDPVGKMLRVNQRYCDITGYSEKELIGQTVHNLIDSQDLEEIDEFNCFQEDGFLKKFSLEKQYIRANGKLNWVQIFVSPLKGLWQGNNYIVLALEDIQERKQTEEALRKSEERWQLALRGNNDGIWDWNVQSHEVFFSPRWKEMLGYEEQETCEHLTQWKKRVHPDDLPGVMKAIRDHLDQKTPFYITEHRVQCKDGSYKWILDRGQALWDEAGNVLRMVGSYTDISDRKRVEQEIKQTRNFLKTIIDHLPVAVFVKSGKPEEFGVIKLWNKTCELLFGLTAEKSVGRCVDLDFPLEQANFFEQKDRAAFTQGFPEDILEEEIDSQSLGKRLLHTLKIPLYDEQNNPEYLICISEDITERKQAEIALKQSEARYSSMTNDVLDKSAVGIFILDANFHIVWINQALENYFGVQRETIIGQDKRNLIQEHIKYLFEDPESFAQRVLATYNNNQYIEHFECHILPTETREERWLEHISQPIQSGLYAGGRIEHYTDITDRKRAEEELHRVNRALRTISDCNQALVRATTETELLNAVCQILVDVGGYHFAWVGYPQLTAEKQIIPVARAGFESGYLDNLTITWNNNKSDQGPSGTAVRTGKTCVFQNILINSQDAPWKKQAQQRGYASSIALPLIMTPDQQEQHLDKELTTVVAEPFTPIPFAVLNLYSTQANAFNQAEVKLLKELVDDIVYGIVALRIRASHAETEKKFRQLAENIDDVFWITNAQGNQIIYVSSAYQKIWRRDSTELYENFQTFIDSIHPDDQQRVLPALQSLDGVGFDLEYRILRPDGSCRWIWDRGFPILNETGQLERRAGIAKDITHRKQTEQLLRQNNEELELRVVQRTAELETANERLQFELMQRHRTEFKLRKSEEQYRTLVKNFPNGAVFLVDPDFRYTIADGMGLVAKGLSRYLLEGKTIWQALPSSLLKTVEPLYRSALAGEVTISEVEYDGRIYYHQALPVRNEQGEILAGMVVMQDITESKQAEAERDKLIAIIEATPDFISSAKPEGEVVYYNQSARRMLGLDIEGKITDQIIPKNHPQWANNIIDNEGIPTAVRDGSWIGETSLISYDGREIPLSQLIIAHKNNEGQVHLLSTIARDITEQKQSQANLREAERRWRSLLENVRLLVVGLDRQGKVEYVNPFFLEITGYTQTEVLGKNWLDSFKSNPTQRPSLPQFSDLLDYYFKPYDQQLILTKSGEEKIIAWNNTVLKNLQGNAIGMMSIGEDITERYAIERMKDEFISVVSHELRTPLTSIHGGLNLLSTGLVKPNTERGQHVMKIAAESAERLVRLVNDILELERLESGKICLSKQEVNATDLLLRATEQMQVMANRAGINLQACSQNLEFYADPDRILQVLTNLLSNAIKFSESGDTVWLSVQEELGENSADNRTILFKIQDQGRGIPPDKIERIFERFHQVDASDSRKKGGTGLGLAICRSIVEQHGGRIWVNSQLDEGSCFYFTLPIERQKEVNHDHKTNFNY
- a CDS encoding response regulator, with amino-acid sequence MTTKRILIIDDDDGVRDIIQISLEVAAGWEVITACCGTEGLQLAQSEQPDAILLDVMMPDMDGATTFKRLQANPATQQIPTILLTAKAKMSEKQQFIGLGVTGVITKPFEAMDLVDQIRTLLRWTN